CGAGGGCGTCCGATCGGAGCGGGTGCCGGGGGTGGACGTGTCGGTGATCTACCCGGGCTACATCCGCTCGGAGATGAACGCGCACGTGAAGCAGAAGACGAAGTTCATGGTCGATACCGTCCCGGGGGTGCGGGCGATGGTGGCCGCGATCGAGAAACGCAAGGTCAAGGCGTATGTGCCGGCCTGGCCCTGGGTGCCCATCGGGGTGGCGATGCGTGTGTTGCCGCTGTCCGTCGTACGGAAGATGGTCTGAGAAATGGCTCGTCTTCTGCTGGTCCGGCACGGTCAGGCGTCCTTCGGCGCCGACGATTACGACGCGCTCTCCGAGCTCGGGCACGAGCAGGCGCGGACGCTGGGGCGGGCTCTCGCGGCCCGGAGCGTCAAGCCCGGCCTGGTGCTGCGCGGCACGATGCGCCGGCACGCGGAGACCGCGGCGGGGCTCCTCGACGGGCTCGGCGCGGACGTGCCGGCCACCGTCGATCCGGGGTGGAACGAGTTCGACTTCCAGCACGTCGTCGAGATCCACCGGCCGGTGTACCGGGACCGGGCGGCCATGATGGCCGAGCTCAACCTCGCGGAGCGGCCCGACCGGGCGTTCCAGGAGGTGTTCGACGCGGCGACGGCGCGGTGGTCGTCGGGTCAGTTCGACCTGGAGTACACGGAGTCGTTCGCCGGTTTCCGGCGGCGGGTCGCGGCGGCCCTGTCGTCGGCCGCGGACCTGTTGCGGCAGCACCGGGACATCGTGCTGGTCAGCTCCGGCGGCCCGATCGCGATGGTGTCCGCGCTGCTCACCGCGGGCCTCGACGCGCCGCTGGGCACGGTCGCGACGGTGTGGGCGGCGCTGAACCGGGTCTCGGTGAACACCGGGATGACCAAGGTGATCGCGGGGCGCAGCGGGTTGTCGCTCTCCACCTTCAACGAGCACACCCACCTGGAGGGCGACCGCCGGCTGCTCACCTATCGCTGATCCCGCGGATCGCCGGATCGGCCCGCGCCGGGAGCGAACCGTGATCGGGCTCACATCCACTGTGGCAAATTCCGGGTCTGCTCGATCGGTGGGTTCGCGTCTACAGTGGGCGTACTCGCGGGCAGGGGGCCGGAGTCATGAAGTTCGGGGCGTTGCTCTTTCCGTTTCATCACCCGATGGAAGACCCCACCCTGCAACTCGAAGGTGACCTCGACCTCGCCGAGCTCTGCGACCGGCTCGGCTTCGACGAGTTCTGGTTCGGCGAGCACCACTCCGGCGGCTGGCAGATCATCGCCTCGCCGGAGTTGATGATCGCCGCGGCGGCGCAGCGGACCCGGCGGATCCGGCTCGGCACCGGCGTCGCGACGCTCTCCTATCACCACCCGTTCCTGCTGCTGGACCGGATCGTGCAGCTGGACCACCTGACCCGGGGGCGGCTGATCTTCGGGGTCGGGTCGGGCGCGCTGCCGCTGGACGCCACGATGATCGGGCACGACCCGATGCAGGCCCGGCGGATGATGGCGGAGTCGCTGGAGGCGATCACCGCCCTGCTGCGCTACGACGGTCCGGTCACCCGCAAGACCGACTGGTTCGAGCTGGACCGGGCGGTGTTGCACCTGCGGCCGTTCCAGTGGCCGCTGGACATCCGGGTCGCCGCGTTCAAGTCGCCGTCCGGCCCCCAGTTGGCCGGGCGGTACGGCGCCGGCCTGGTCTCGTTCGGCGCGTCCGCCGCGATCGGGACCGGCTCGGAGAATCCGCTGCGGACCGCCGCCGGGATCGCCGAGACCGAGGCGCGGCAGGCCGGGCTGTCCTTCGACCGGAGCCGCTGGTCGGTGATGAGCCTCATGCACGTGGCCGAGACGGAGGCACAGGCGCGCGCCGAGGTGCGGCACGGCCTGACCGAGTACATCAAGTACATCCGCCAGATCCTCCCGATGAACGTGCCGGTCGACCTGGACGACCCGGAGGCGGTCATCGACGTGCTGATGACCACCGGCACCGCGGTGATCGGCACACCGGAGCAGGCGATCCGGCACATCGAGAAGATGTGGGAGCTCAGCGGCGGCTTCGGCACCTTCCTGATCGAGCAGTCGGACATCGCCGACCCGCACGCCACCCGCCGCTCCTACGAGCTGTTCGCCCGCCGCGTGAT
Above is a genomic segment from Actinoplanes ianthinogenes containing:
- a CDS encoding histidine phosphatase family protein, coding for MARLLLVRHGQASFGADDYDALSELGHEQARTLGRALAARSVKPGLVLRGTMRRHAETAAGLLDGLGADVPATVDPGWNEFDFQHVVEIHRPVYRDRAAMMAELNLAERPDRAFQEVFDAATARWSSGQFDLEYTESFAGFRRRVAAALSSAADLLRQHRDIVLVSSGGPIAMVSALLTAGLDAPLGTVATVWAALNRVSVNTGMTKVIAGRSGLSLSTFNEHTHLEGDRRLLTYR
- a CDS encoding LLM class flavin-dependent oxidoreductase, whose protein sequence is MEDPTLQLEGDLDLAELCDRLGFDEFWFGEHHSGGWQIIASPELMIAAAAQRTRRIRLGTGVATLSYHHPFLLLDRIVQLDHLTRGRLIFGVGSGALPLDATMIGHDPMQARRMMAESLEAITALLRYDGPVTRKTDWFELDRAVLHLRPFQWPLDIRVAAFKSPSGPQLAGRYGAGLVSFGASAAIGTGSENPLRTAAGIAETEARQAGLSFDRSRWSVMSLMHVAETEAQARAEVRHGLTEYIKYIRQILPMNVPVDLDDPEAVIDVLMTTGTAVIGTPEQAIRHIEKMWELSGGFGTFLIEQSDIADPHATRRSYELFARRVIPYFTASTWPRVQAYQAELQSGGLTRRTMAAAQAKAGVEYSHEVADRRTPHEQ